In the Telopea speciosissima isolate NSW1024214 ecotype Mountain lineage chromosome 2, Tspe_v1, whole genome shotgun sequence genome, one interval contains:
- the LOC122650617 gene encoding uncharacterized protein LOC122650617, whose protein sequence is MVFLREAPMKGVMRFEKKGQLRPRYIGPFEILERIDNLAYRMALPPSMKNIHNTFHISMLKKYVHDPSHTLNYEPLDLKVDMTYEEKPIQILDQKDQVHRNRSKSLVKVFWRNHAIEETSCEREEDMRAKYPEIFIN, encoded by the coding sequence ATGGTGTTTCTTCGTGAGGCACCCATGAAAGGTGTGATGAGGTTTGAAAAGAAGGGACAGTTAAGGCCTAGGTACATTGGACCATTTGAGATTCTAGAGCGAATCGATAACTTGGCTTATAGGATGGCTCTCCCACCTTCCATGAAGAACATCCACAACACCTTCCATATATCAATGCTGAAGAAATATGTTCATGATCCTTCACACACACTGAACTACGAACCACTCGACCTAAAGGTGGACATGACCTATGAAGAGAAGCCAATTCAGATTTTAGACCAGAAGGATCAAGTGCATCGCAATCGATCGAAATCCCTAGTTAAGGTGTTTTGGAGAAATCATGCCATTGAAGAAACATCTTGTGAACGGGAGGAAGATATGAGAGCTAAATACCCTGAGATATTTATAAACTGA